A stretch of Clostridium formicaceticum DNA encodes these proteins:
- a CDS encoding ABC transporter ATP-binding protein, with protein MNKKTAIELKEITKTFGTVIANNKVNISVKQGEILALLGENGSGKTTIMNMLSGIYRPDSGSIFVKGQEVIINSPEDSAKLGIGMIHQHFKLVDILTAADNIILGSKEKRVWLSKSRFQKIGEISEAFGLEIDPRKHIYNMSVSEKQTVEILKVLYRNADILILDEPTAVLTPQEITGLFDILRRMRDNGCAVIIITHKLNEVLEISDRVTILRKGESVATVNTKETNAKELTELMVGRAVELSIERPKNNFQENLLEIHHLTVENQENIEALKDISFQLNKGEILGVAGVAGSGQKELCEALAGLIPVKKGAVLYRNENIVGMSPHDIIKLGISMSFIPEDRLGMGLVASMGMIDNMLLKNYQNSRRGPFISKKSARELAKRLVEQMQIVTPSIETPVRRLSGGNVQKVLLGREIESDPNVLITAYAVRGLDINSSYAIYDALNEQKQKGVGILFIGEDLDVMLELCDRIMVLCHGRITGIVDAKSATKEQIGLMMADAVLDKEEIKYEQYCG; from the coding sequence GTGAACAAGAAGACAGCGATTGAACTAAAAGAAATCACAAAAACCTTTGGAACGGTAATAGCAAATAATAAAGTAAATATATCTGTCAAGCAGGGTGAAATTCTTGCCCTGCTTGGCGAAAATGGTTCTGGAAAAACAACGATTATGAACATGCTGTCAGGTATTTATCGTCCTGACAGCGGTTCTATTTTTGTGAAGGGGCAAGAGGTGATAATCAATTCACCAGAAGATTCTGCAAAACTAGGAATAGGAATGATTCATCAGCACTTTAAATTGGTCGATATCTTAACAGCAGCGGATAATATTATCCTAGGATCAAAAGAAAAAAGGGTGTGGTTATCAAAATCACGATTTCAAAAGATTGGGGAAATCAGTGAAGCCTTTGGACTGGAAATAGATCCCCGAAAACATATCTATAATATGTCGGTTAGTGAAAAACAAACAGTAGAAATTTTGAAGGTCTTATATCGCAATGCAGATATTTTAATTTTAGACGAACCTACTGCTGTTTTAACACCACAGGAAATCACTGGTCTTTTTGATATTTTACGACGTATGCGGGATAATGGTTGTGCAGTGATTATCATTACCCACAAACTAAATGAGGTTTTAGAAATCAGTGATAGAGTAACTATTCTTAGAAAGGGAGAGAGTGTTGCTACTGTTAATACAAAAGAGACCAATGCGAAGGAATTGACGGAACTGATGGTTGGACGTGCAGTTGAGTTATCCATTGAACGTCCTAAAAATAATTTTCAAGAAAATTTATTGGAGATTCACCACTTGACGGTGGAAAATCAGGAAAATATCGAGGCGCTTAAAGATATCAGTTTTCAGCTAAATAAGGGAGAAATTCTTGGTGTAGCAGGGGTTGCAGGAAGTGGTCAGAAGGAGTTATGTGAAGCACTGGCAGGATTAATCCCTGTAAAAAAAGGGGCAGTTCTTTATCGTAATGAAAACATTGTGGGCATGAGTCCACACGATATTATAAAGCTGGGGATCAGCATGAGTTTTATTCCTGAGGATCGTCTTGGTATGGGGCTTGTAGCTTCTATGGGTATGATAGACAATATGCTTCTAAAAAACTATCAAAATAGTAGAAGGGGACCTTTTATCAGCAAAAAGTCCGCAAGAGAATTGGCAAAAAGGCTGGTAGAACAGATGCAAATTGTAACCCCCAGTATAGAGACTCCCGTAAGACGATTGTCGGGGGGGAATGTACAAAAGGTATTGCTTGGTAGAGAGATTGAGTCTGACCCTAATGTGTTAATTACTGCCTATGCTGTCAGAGGCCTTGATATTAATTCTTCCTATGCCATATATGATGCTTTGAATGAACAGAAGCAAAAAGGTGTTGGTATATTATTTATCGGAGAAGACTTGGATGTAATGTTGGAGCTGTGCGATAGGATTATGGTCTTGTGCCATGGAAGGATAACAGGAATCGTAGATGCAAAATCAGCCACAAAAGAACAGATTGGTTTAATGATGGCGGATGCAGTTTTGGATAAGGAGGAAATAAAGTATGAGCAATACTGCGGATAA
- a CDS encoding BMP family ABC transporter substrate-binding protein produces MKKSKKIWALFLAAVLIFTVVGCSSNETAGGDDTTTGTEDFKVGVIHIGDPAEGAGYTFAHDQGIVQMQQALGLSDAQIIRKNNIADGDAVATRTAIEECIEEGSKIIFGTSWGYMDTMEEMAEEYPDIVFSHASGYKSNGKNFNNYFGRIYEARYLSGVAAGLKTETNKIGYVAAMGQDNSEVTGGINAFAMGVESVNPDAKIYVKVTNTWFDPTLEGQAAEALLDLGADVITQHQDTTAPQLAAQSRGVWSVGYNSDMTKDAPKAHLTAPIWNWGVYYTQAAKAVMEGTWTAENYFGGMAEGMVDISPLSENCAEGTGEKIDEAKAKIVDGSFKVFEGELYDNQGNKVCEEGQVLTDGEITGAMNWYYRNVIVE; encoded by the coding sequence ATGAAAAAGAGTAAAAAAATATGGGCATTGTTTTTAGCAGCAGTACTAATTTTTACTGTTGTGGGATGCAGTTCAAATGAAACAGCAGGTGGAGATGATACTACTACAGGTACCGAGGATTTTAAAGTAGGGGTAATTCATATCGGAGATCCTGCTGAAGGTGCAGGCTATACTTTTGCTCATGATCAGGGAATTGTACAGATGCAGCAAGCATTAGGTTTATCTGATGCGCAGATTATCCGTAAAAACAATATTGCTGATGGTGATGCAGTTGCTACAAGAACTGCCATTGAAGAATGCATTGAAGAAGGTAGCAAAATTATTTTTGGTACAAGCTGGGGTTATATGGATACTATGGAAGAGATGGCGGAAGAATATCCAGATATTGTTTTCTCACATGCAAGTGGATATAAGAGCAACGGTAAAAATTTCAACAACTATTTTGGCCGTATCTATGAAGCTCGTTACTTATCAGGAGTTGCAGCAGGTTTGAAAACAGAAACAAATAAGATTGGTTATGTAGCAGCGATGGGGCAAGATAACTCAGAGGTTACAGGAGGAATCAATGCTTTTGCAATGGGGGTTGAATCTGTGAATCCTGATGCAAAAATTTATGTAAAGGTTACAAACACATGGTTTGATCCTACTTTAGAAGGACAGGCAGCAGAAGCTTTGTTAGACCTTGGTGCTGATGTTATTACCCAACATCAAGATACTACTGCACCTCAGCTTGCAGCCCAAAGTAGAGGTGTGTGGAGTGTTGGCTATAACTCTGATATGACAAAAGATGCTCCAAAGGCCCATCTAACAGCACCTATTTGGAATTGGGGGGTATATTATACACAGGCAGCAAAAGCTGTTATGGAAGGAACTTGGACAGCTGAAAATTACTTTGGTGGTATGGCAGAAGGTATGGTGGACATTTCTCCTCTTTCAGAGAATTGTGCAGAAGGTACAGGAGAAAAAATTGATGAAGCAAAGGCTAAGATTGTAGATGGTTCATTTAAAGTATTTGAAGGTGAGCTTTATGATAATCAAGGAAATAAAGTTTGTGAGGAAGGTCAGGTTCTTACTGATGGAGAGATTACAGGTGCTATGAACTGGTACTATAGAAATGTTATTGTAGAATAA
- the serC gene encoding 3-phosphoserine/phosphohydroxythreonine transaminase — protein sequence MGRIYNFSAGPAVLPEAVLREAAEEMLDYRGTGMSVMEMSHRSKAFEEIIADAEKTLRELMNIPDHYKVLFLQGGASQQFAMIPMNLMKNRVADYIHTGQWTKRAIAEAKMYGKVNVIASSEDKTFSYIPEVKNLKISDDADYIYICHNNTIYGTKYNALPEVGDKLLVADMSSDILSEPVDVSKYGVIFAGVQKNIGPAGVVVVIIREDLITEDVLPGTPTMLRYKIHADNDSLYNTPPAYGIYICGKVFKWIQNIGGLAAMKKINEEKASILYDYLDSNNMFKGTVVKKDRSLMNIPFVTGSEELDAKFVKEAKALGFENLKGHRTVGGMRASIYNAMPIEGVEALVDFMKKFERENRR from the coding sequence ATGGGAAGAATATATAACTTTTCTGCAGGACCAGCAGTATTGCCAGAAGCGGTGTTGAGGGAAGCTGCAGAAGAGATGTTAGACTATCGGGGTACGGGTATGTCAGTGATGGAGATGAGCCATCGCTCTAAGGCTTTTGAAGAAATTATTGCAGATGCTGAAAAAACATTAAGAGAGCTAATGAATATTCCAGATCATTATAAGGTACTGTTTCTGCAGGGGGGGGCATCTCAACAATTTGCAATGATTCCAATGAATCTAATGAAAAATAGAGTTGCAGACTACATTCATACAGGGCAATGGACGAAAAGAGCCATCGCTGAAGCAAAAATGTATGGAAAAGTAAATGTTATTGCTTCCTCAGAAGATAAAACTTTTTCCTATATCCCAGAGGTAAAGAATTTGAAAATTTCTGATGATGCAGATTATATTTATATATGTCATAACAACACAATCTATGGAACAAAATACAATGCGCTTCCAGAAGTTGGAGATAAACTATTAGTAGCTGACATGTCATCAGACATACTATCTGAGCCAGTAGATGTATCTAAATATGGGGTGATTTTTGCAGGTGTCCAAAAGAATATTGGGCCTGCAGGCGTTGTGGTGGTCATCATTCGTGAAGATTTGATTACAGAGGATGTATTACCGGGTACTCCAACGATGTTAAGGTATAAGATTCATGCAGATAACGATTCATTATATAACACGCCGCCAGCCTATGGCATATATATATGTGGTAAAGTATTTAAATGGATCCAAAATATAGGCGGTCTAGCTGCTATGAAGAAAATTAATGAAGAAAAGGCCTCTATATTATATGACTATCTTGATTCCAATAATATGTTCAAAGGAACCGTTGTAAAAAAAGATCGGTCTTTAATGAACATACCTTTTGTCACTGGTTCGGAGGAATTAGATGCTAAGTTTGTAAAAGAAGCCAAAGCACTGGGCTTTGAAAATCTAAAAGGTCATAGAACTGTTGGCGGTATGAGGGCCAGTATATATAATGCCATGCCAATAGAAGGTGTTGAAGCTTTAGTTGATTTTATGAAAAAATTTGAAAGAGAAAATAGAAGATAG